In one window of Sporichthya brevicatena DNA:
- the paaI gene encoding hydroxyphenylacetyl-CoA thioesterase PaaI — MTAPDPLKVADAVAHAMMLNDRASDAAGIELVSVAPGDVTLRMTVTKDQVNGFDICHGGVLFLLADTAFAVCCNSHGPQTVASGGEITFCRPASVGDVLTARAVERTRFGRSGVYDVTVMRDDGEIVAEFRGRSRTIGENQPGSDGVRITERLT; from the coding sequence ATGACCGCGCCCGATCCGCTGAAGGTCGCGGACGCCGTCGCTCACGCGATGATGCTCAACGACCGGGCGTCCGACGCGGCGGGCATCGAGCTCGTGTCCGTCGCGCCGGGGGACGTCACCCTGCGCATGACGGTGACGAAGGATCAGGTCAACGGTTTCGACATCTGCCACGGCGGCGTGCTGTTCCTGCTCGCCGACACCGCGTTCGCCGTGTGCTGCAACAGCCACGGTCCCCAGACCGTCGCCTCCGGCGGCGAGATCACCTTCTGCCGACCCGCGTCCGTCGGCGACGTCCTGACCGCCCGCGCGGTGGAACGGACCCGCTTCGGTCGCAGCGGCGTGTACGACGTGACCGTGATGCGGGACGACGGCGAGATCGTCGCCGAGTTCCGCGGCCGGTCGCGCACGATCGGTGAGAACCAGCCCGGCTCGGACGGCGTTCGAATCACGGAGCGACTGACATGA
- a CDS encoding AMP-binding protein: MTDTASAVLDPIETASADEVAALAEERLRWSVRHAYSSAPATRAAFDAAGAHPDDISGLADLAKLPFTTKADLRADNWGRFAVPREKLARIHASSGTTGLATVVGYTLDDIDTWAGLMARSIRAAGGRPGQTIHIAYGYGLFTGGLGAHYGAEKLGCTAVPVSSGLTERQIKLIGDLQPQVIMVTPSYLLAIGDEMERMGIDPASTSLQVGILGAEPWTEAMRAEIEARFGMAAVDIYGLSEVMGPGVAQECGETKDGLHIWADHFWPEIVDPQTGDPLPEGERGELVLTSLTKQAFPVIRYRTGDLTRLLPGTARPGFPRIERITGRADDMMIVRGANAYPSQVEQMVLRVPGLSPHFLCVLTRPERLDVLTVRTEARPDVERARYGELAGQLERLLLAELGLGAQVEVGEPGAIERSVGKAKRVLDLR, encoded by the coding sequence ATGACTGACACCGCCAGCGCAGTCCTTGACCCCATCGAGACCGCCTCCGCCGACGAGGTGGCCGCCCTCGCGGAGGAGCGACTGCGCTGGTCGGTGCGGCACGCGTACTCCAGCGCCCCGGCAACGCGGGCCGCGTTCGACGCGGCCGGCGCACACCCGGACGACATCTCGGGCCTGGCCGACCTGGCCAAGCTGCCGTTCACCACGAAGGCCGACCTGCGCGCCGACAACTGGGGCCGGTTCGCGGTCCCGCGGGAGAAGCTCGCGCGCATCCACGCCTCCAGCGGGACCACCGGCCTGGCGACCGTCGTCGGCTACACGCTCGACGACATCGACACCTGGGCCGGTCTGATGGCCCGTTCGATCCGGGCGGCCGGCGGCCGGCCGGGCCAGACGATCCACATCGCGTACGGCTACGGCCTGTTCACCGGCGGCCTCGGGGCGCACTACGGCGCGGAGAAGCTGGGCTGCACCGCCGTCCCCGTCTCCAGCGGCCTGACCGAGCGTCAGATCAAGCTGATCGGCGACCTCCAGCCGCAGGTCATCATGGTGACGCCCTCCTACCTGCTCGCGATCGGTGACGAGATGGAGCGCATGGGCATCGACCCGGCCTCGACCTCGCTGCAGGTCGGCATCCTCGGCGCCGAGCCGTGGACCGAGGCGATGCGCGCCGAGATCGAGGCCCGCTTCGGCATGGCGGCCGTCGACATCTACGGGCTGTCCGAGGTGATGGGTCCCGGCGTCGCGCAGGAGTGCGGCGAGACCAAGGACGGCCTGCACATCTGGGCCGACCACTTCTGGCCCGAGATCGTCGACCCGCAGACCGGTGACCCGCTGCCCGAGGGCGAACGCGGTGAGCTCGTCCTGACCTCGCTGACCAAGCAGGCCTTCCCGGTCATCCGCTACCGCACCGGTGACCTGACGCGTCTGCTGCCGGGCACCGCGCGCCCCGGCTTCCCGCGCATCGAGCGCATCACCGGCCGCGCCGACGACATGATGATCGTCCGCGGCGCGAACGCCTACCCCTCGCAGGTCGAGCAGATGGTCCTCCGCGTCCCGGGTCTGTCGCCGCACTTCCTCTGCGTCCTGACCCGGCCCGAGCGGCTCGACGTCCTCACCGTTCGCACCGAGGCCCGGCCCGACGTGGAGCGGGCGCGCTACGGCGAGCTCGCCGGGCAGCTCGAGCGCCTGCTGCTCGCCGAACTCGGCCTCGGCGCGCAGGTCGAGGTGGGGGAACCGGGCGCCATCGAACGTTCCGTCGGCAAGGCCAAGCGGGTGCTGGACCTGCGATGA
- a CDS encoding TetR/AcrR family transcriptional regulator, translating into MSTAERSAKPAEKRSRYDVESLLAVAVEVFGERGYDGTSMDDLARAAGITKSSFYHHVKGKEELLGRSLDRALGGLFAALETAESDDGPAVKRLEGLLRGSVQVLVREFPHVRLLLRVRGNTETERAALARRREFDHRVTALVAAAEAEGDLRSAADPGLTARLLFGLINSLTEWYRPGGGLGERELADAVVDLALSGLRVRPT; encoded by the coding sequence ATGAGTACCGCCGAACGATCCGCGAAGCCTGCCGAGAAACGCAGCCGGTACGACGTCGAGTCGCTGCTCGCGGTCGCGGTCGAGGTCTTCGGCGAGCGCGGCTACGACGGGACGAGCATGGACGACCTCGCCCGCGCCGCGGGGATCACGAAGTCGTCGTTCTACCACCACGTCAAGGGCAAGGAGGAGCTGCTCGGGCGCTCCCTGGACCGCGCCCTGGGCGGTCTGTTCGCCGCCCTGGAGACCGCGGAGTCCGACGACGGCCCGGCCGTGAAGCGGCTGGAGGGTCTGCTCCGCGGATCGGTGCAGGTCCTGGTCCGCGAGTTCCCGCACGTGCGGTTGCTGCTGCGGGTCCGCGGCAACACCGAGACCGAGCGCGCGGCGCTGGCCCGCCGCCGCGAGTTCGACCACCGCGTCACCGCGCTGGTCGCCGCCGCCGAGGCCGAGGGCGACCTGCGGTCCGCGGCCGACCCCGGGCTGACCGCCCGGCTCCTCTTCGGCCTGATCAACTCCCTCACCGAGTGGTACCGCCCCGGCGGGGGGCTCGGGGAGCGCGAACTCGCCGACGCCGTCGTCGACCTCGCCCTGAGCGGGCTCCGGGTGCGCCCCACCTGA
- a CDS encoding TetR/AcrR family transcriptional regulator, producing MSTSRVAPQRTPSQDVGTSLLRAADDVLRRDGLAGVTVRAVAAEAGVAPMGVYSRFGSKDGLVDALLIRAIEDFQAAVGRDNEPDPRERLMAGGRRYREWALANRQHYEAIFLARIGLGSDEVAEASMRAFGELLARVEYAMDGGVLARGDVVDVAQQIWDAVHGAVALELNSLVLTADPGATYERLLDTIVRGLAP from the coding sequence GTGAGCACCTCCCGGGTCGCGCCGCAGCGGACGCCCAGCCAGGACGTCGGCACCTCGCTGCTGCGGGCCGCCGACGACGTGCTGCGCCGCGACGGGCTCGCCGGCGTCACGGTCCGCGCCGTCGCGGCGGAGGCCGGTGTCGCCCCGATGGGCGTCTACAGCCGGTTCGGAAGCAAGGACGGGCTCGTCGACGCCCTGCTGATCCGCGCGATCGAGGACTTCCAGGCCGCCGTCGGCCGCGACAACGAGCCCGACCCGCGCGAGCGGCTGATGGCCGGCGGGCGCCGGTACCGGGAGTGGGCGCTGGCCAACCGCCAGCACTACGAGGCGATCTTCCTCGCCCGCATCGGACTCGGGTCCGACGAGGTCGCCGAGGCCTCGATGCGCGCGTTCGGCGAACTCCTCGCCCGCGTCGAGTACGCCATGGACGGCGGTGTCCTGGCCCGCGGGGACGTCGTCGACGTCGCCCAGCAGATCTGGGACGCGGTGCACGGCGCGGTCGCCCTCGAGCTCAACTCGCTGGTCCTGACGGCGGACCCGGGCGCCACCTACGAGCGGCTCCTCGACACCATCGTCCGGGGTCTCGCGCCCTGA
- a CDS encoding GNAT family N-acetyltransferase — protein sequence MGDEHLTHGWEAGASDEHSVLRAFVLSTADSTAWMAERVGGRVGRWDDLAAADPASPVFFDNFAVLLTPPAYGNLDDAVARLAAFYPPDRHFVLLSVWPTPDLSGQGFALMGHPPFMVRAAGGDRPPAPDGLTIVEATDAATLADALHVLGEGFGFPAEGSPAGDPRVLDGPIRVWVGYADGRVVSTAAARLGHGIVDVEAVATLPGCQGRGYGEALTWEATLADPALPAVLYASDAGRPIYERMGYLPLFRLTLWHRPPAAA from the coding sequence ATGGGTGACGAGCACCTCACGCACGGCTGGGAGGCCGGGGCGTCCGACGAGCATTCCGTGCTCCGCGCGTTCGTCCTCAGCACGGCGGACTCGACGGCCTGGATGGCCGAGCGCGTCGGCGGCCGAGTCGGCCGGTGGGACGACCTGGCAGCCGCGGACCCGGCGTCGCCCGTCTTCTTCGACAACTTCGCCGTGCTGTTGACGCCGCCGGCCTACGGGAACCTCGACGACGCCGTCGCACGCCTGGCCGCGTTCTACCCGCCCGACCGCCACTTCGTGCTGCTCTCGGTCTGGCCGACGCCCGACCTGAGCGGGCAGGGCTTCGCGCTGATGGGGCACCCGCCGTTCATGGTCCGCGCGGCGGGCGGGGATCGGCCGCCCGCACCGGACGGGCTGACGATCGTCGAGGCGACCGACGCGGCGACGCTGGCCGACGCGCTTCACGTCCTCGGCGAGGGCTTCGGCTTCCCGGCCGAGGGCAGCCCGGCCGGCGACCCGCGCGTCCTCGACGGTCCGATCCGGGTCTGGGTGGGCTACGCCGACGGGCGCGTAGTGAGCACCGCGGCGGCCCGACTCGGGCACGGGATCGTCGACGTCGAGGCGGTGGCGACGCTCCCCGGGTGTCAGGGCCGCGGCTACGGCGAGGCGTTGACGTGGGAGGCCACGCTGGCCGACCCGGCGCTCCCGGCGGTGCTGTACGCCAGCGACGCCGGCCGTCCGATCTACGAGCGCATGGGTTACCTGCCGTTGTTCCGCCTCACGCTCTGGCACCGGCCGCCCGCCGCGGCGTAA
- a CDS encoding acyl-CoA dehydrogenase family protein yields the protein MGRLAQTENLTDVQQEILRTVADFVEKEIIPNAQELEHSDTYPQEIVDGMKEMGLFGLTIPEEYGGLGESLLTYALVVEQIARGWMSVSGIINTHFIVAYMLMQHGTDEQKQKYLPRMAEGEVRGSFSMSEPGCGSDVSAIKTKAKEDGEDFVVNGAKMWLTNGGSSNLTAVLVRTDEGAESVYKNMTVLLVEKPSGFGEVLPGLTVPGKIEKMGYKGVDTTEMVFDDFRIAQGQVLGGAAGRGRGFYQMMDGVEVGRVNVAARGCGVAIRAFELGVQYAQQRETFGKKIADHQAVMFRLADMACKVESAHQMMVMAARKKDSGERNDLEAGMAKYLASEYCRDVVEDSFRIHGGYGFSKEYEIERLYREAPMLLIGEGTADIQRMIIGRRLLEDYKLRS from the coding sequence ATGGGCCGGCTCGCGCAGACCGAGAACCTGACCGATGTCCAGCAGGAGATCCTGCGCACGGTGGCCGACTTCGTCGAGAAGGAGATCATCCCGAACGCGCAGGAGCTGGAGCACAGCGACACCTACCCGCAGGAGATCGTCGACGGGATGAAGGAGATGGGCCTGTTCGGGCTCACCATCCCCGAGGAGTACGGCGGTCTCGGCGAATCGCTGCTGACCTACGCCCTGGTCGTCGAGCAGATCGCCCGCGGCTGGATGAGCGTCTCCGGGATCATCAACACCCACTTCATCGTCGCCTACATGCTCATGCAGCACGGCACCGACGAGCAGAAGCAGAAGTACCTGCCCCGCATGGCCGAGGGCGAGGTCCGCGGCTCGTTCTCGATGTCCGAGCCCGGGTGCGGCTCCGACGTCTCGGCGATCAAGACCAAGGCCAAGGAGGACGGCGAGGACTTCGTCGTCAACGGCGCCAAGATGTGGCTGACCAACGGTGGCTCCTCGAACCTCACGGCGGTGCTCGTCCGCACCGACGAGGGCGCGGAGTCGGTCTACAAGAACATGACCGTCCTGCTCGTCGAGAAGCCCTCGGGCTTCGGCGAGGTCCTGCCGGGCCTGACCGTCCCGGGCAAGATCGAGAAGATGGGCTACAAGGGCGTCGACACGACCGAGATGGTCTTCGACGACTTCCGCATCGCGCAGGGCCAGGTCCTCGGCGGCGCCGCCGGCCGCGGCCGCGGTTTCTACCAGATGATGGACGGCGTCGAGGTCGGCCGCGTCAACGTCGCCGCCCGCGGTTGCGGCGTTGCGATCCGCGCCTTCGAGCTCGGTGTCCAGTACGCCCAGCAGCGCGAGACCTTCGGCAAGAAGATCGCCGACCACCAGGCCGTGATGTTCCGCCTCGCCGACATGGCCTGCAAGGTCGAGTCCGCGCACCAGATGATGGTCATGGCCGCCCGCAAGAAGGACTCCGGCGAGCGCAACGACCTCGAGGCCGGCATGGCCAAGTACCTCGCCTCCGAGTACTGCCGCGACGTCGTCGAGGACTCGTTCCGCATCCACGGTGGCTACGGCTTCTCGAAGGAGTACGAGATCGAGCGCCTCTACCGCGAGGCCCCGATGCTCCTGATCGGTGAGGGCACCGCCGACATCCAGCGCATGATCATCGGCCGCCGGCTGCTGGAGGACTACAAGCTGCGCAGCTGA
- a CDS encoding histidine phosphatase family protein: protein MSNDDVDPKVAYAQKAFEAPEGATDILLIRHGQSEGMSSSSYPRLPSGQADPALSPLGHQQAALMGERLASVGIQAIYCSTLVRTQQTAAPLANFSGLDPIVVPELREVELGEWEGGEFRKRSQQKDASFLEMMRKGDWGVIPGGEDNEAFGARVRGALEKIQAAHPAQRVAVVCHGGVIGIAIALATGCSPMAFMHVDNASITQMLMVDDLWIVRRVNDTAHLGPAFAPVTDEPVM from the coding sequence ATGTCGAACGACGACGTCGACCCGAAAGTCGCCTACGCCCAGAAGGCCTTCGAGGCCCCCGAGGGCGCGACCGACATCCTGTTGATCCGCCACGGGCAGTCCGAGGGCATGAGCTCGTCCTCCTACCCGCGGCTGCCGAGCGGGCAGGCGGACCCGGCGCTCTCGCCGCTCGGCCACCAGCAGGCCGCGCTGATGGGGGAGCGGCTCGCCTCCGTCGGGATCCAGGCCATCTACTGCTCGACGCTGGTCCGCACGCAGCAGACCGCCGCGCCGCTCGCGAACTTCTCCGGGCTGGACCCGATCGTCGTCCCCGAGCTCCGCGAGGTCGAGCTCGGCGAGTGGGAGGGCGGGGAGTTCCGCAAGCGGTCCCAGCAGAAGGACGCCTCCTTCCTCGAGATGATGCGCAAGGGCGACTGGGGCGTCATCCCGGGCGGTGAGGACAACGAGGCGTTCGGCGCCCGGGTCCGCGGGGCGCTGGAGAAGATCCAGGCCGCCCACCCGGCGCAGCGCGTCGCGGTCGTCTGCCACGGCGGCGTCATCGGAATCGCGATCGCCCTCGCCACCGGCTGCTCGCCGATGGCCTTCATGCACGTCGACAACGCCTCGATCACCCAGATGCTCATGGTCGACGACCTCTGGATCGTCCGCCGCGTCAACGACACCGCCCACCTGGGCCCGGCGTTCGCCCCGGTCACCGACGAACCGGTGATGTAG
- a CDS encoding nucleotidyltransferase family protein has translation MAVAGLVLAAGSGSRLGTPKALVELGGERLVDRAVRVLRDGGCDPLIVVSGAAPFTVDGATVVPNPDWATGMGSSLRVGLAALAGTDAAAVVVSLVDQPDIGADVVRRVVDAFAAGASVATATYGGKRRNPVLLARPTWDEVARLAEGDAGARPFLAAHPELITPVACDDLGSPADIDTPADLAWARGEADGAPGR, from the coding sequence ATGGCGGTTGCGGGCCTCGTCCTCGCGGCGGGATCCGGCAGCCGCCTCGGCACCCCGAAGGCGCTCGTCGAGCTCGGGGGAGAGCGGCTGGTCGACCGGGCCGTTCGCGTCCTGCGCGACGGCGGGTGCGACCCGCTGATCGTGGTCTCCGGCGCGGCGCCGTTCACCGTCGACGGGGCGACGGTCGTCCCGAACCCCGACTGGGCCACCGGCATGGGCTCGTCCCTGCGCGTCGGGCTCGCGGCGCTGGCGGGCACGGACGCCGCGGCCGTCGTCGTCTCGCTGGTGGACCAGCCCGACATCGGGGCCGACGTGGTCCGCCGGGTGGTCGACGCCTTCGCCGCCGGCGCGAGCGTCGCCACCGCCACCTACGGCGGGAAGCGGCGCAACCCCGTCCTGCTCGCCCGGCCGACGTGGGACGAGGTCGCGCGCCTGGCCGAGGGCGACGCCGGGGCCCGGCCGTTCCTGGCCGCCCACCCGGAGCTGATCACGCCCGTGGCCTGCGACGACCTGGGTTCCCCGGCGGACATCGACACCCCGGCCGACCTGGCCTGGGCCCGTGGGGAAGCAGACGGGGCTCCGGGGCGTTAG
- a CDS encoding rhodanese-like domain-containing protein: protein MSLPDTLSPTTLRQKNGSVRLLDVRTPGEFAASRIPGSHNIPLGDLETYADALAKADTDLVVVCQSGGRAQLAADALRAKGRPNVSVLDGGLGAWESVGGDTEGGASAWTIERQVRLVAGSLVLTGILASLKFPKAKFLSGAVGGGLTFAALSNTCLMGSLLAKLPFNRAASADIESAIVALNN, encoded by the coding sequence ATGAGCCTGCCCGACACCCTGAGCCCCACCACGCTGCGCCAGAAGAACGGCTCCGTCCGTCTGCTGGACGTCCGCACGCCCGGCGAGTTCGCCGCGTCGCGGATCCCCGGCTCGCACAACATCCCGCTCGGTGACCTCGAGACCTACGCCGACGCCCTCGCCAAGGCCGACACCGACCTCGTCGTCGTCTGCCAGTCCGGCGGCCGGGCGCAGCTCGCCGCCGACGCGCTCCGCGCGAAGGGCCGCCCGAACGTCTCGGTCCTCGACGGTGGGCTCGGCGCCTGGGAGTCCGTGGGCGGCGACACCGAGGGCGGCGCGTCCGCGTGGACGATCGAGCGGCAGGTCCGCCTGGTCGCCGGTTCGCTGGTGTTGACCGGCATCCTCGCCAGCCTGAAGTTCCCGAAGGCCAAGTTCCTCTCGGGCGCGGTCGGCGGCGGTCTCACGTTCGCGGCCCTGTCGAACACCTGCCTGATGGGCTCGCTGCTCGCCAAGCTGCCCTTCAACCGGGCGGCCTCGGCCGACATCGAGTCCGCGATCGTGGCGCTCAACAACTAG
- a CDS encoding Gfo/Idh/MocA family oxidoreductase: MRIGVAGVGRIGALHAQNLVAAVGAANVVITDADPERARATAAALGVASAPDVEALLAGGIDGGVDGLVVATPTDTHAALVLRAVAAGIPVFCEKPVAPDIASTRAVLAQVQAAGGLVQVGFQRRFDPGYVAAHEAVASGVLGPIHTIVGQTLDPTPPPAAYVAVSGGIFRDCLVHDLDILRWVTGQEAVEVYATGANLGDDYIRAAGDVDAVAVTLTMADCSLAMLSASRYNRAGYDVRMEVRGHRDSIAVGLEPRTPIRSMEPMTYPSEPAFPGFLERFGAAYAAEMAAFVSLVRSGGSSRCTVADALAAFVLAEACEISRRERRPVAVADIEAAGVLPGQQGRVSLEGVA, encoded by the coding sequence GTGCGGATCGGGGTAGCGGGCGTCGGGCGCATCGGTGCGCTGCACGCCCAGAATCTGGTGGCCGCCGTCGGCGCCGCGAACGTCGTGATCACCGACGCCGACCCCGAGCGCGCCCGCGCGACCGCGGCCGCCCTGGGCGTCGCGAGCGCGCCGGACGTCGAGGCCCTGCTCGCGGGCGGGATCGACGGCGGGGTCGACGGTTTGGTCGTCGCGACCCCGACCGACACCCACGCCGCGCTGGTGCTGCGCGCGGTCGCGGCCGGGATCCCCGTCTTCTGCGAGAAGCCCGTCGCCCCGGACATCGCCTCGACGCGGGCGGTGCTCGCGCAGGTGCAGGCCGCGGGCGGCCTCGTGCAGGTCGGGTTCCAGCGCCGGTTCGACCCCGGCTACGTGGCGGCGCACGAGGCCGTCGCGTCCGGTGTGCTCGGGCCGATCCACACGATCGTCGGGCAGACGCTCGACCCGACGCCCCCGCCCGCGGCGTACGTCGCGGTCTCCGGCGGCATCTTCCGCGACTGCCTGGTGCACGACCTCGACATCCTGCGCTGGGTCACCGGTCAGGAAGCGGTCGAGGTCTACGCCACCGGCGCCAACCTCGGCGACGACTACATCCGCGCCGCCGGTGACGTCGACGCCGTCGCGGTCACGCTGACGATGGCCGACTGTTCGCTCGCGATGCTCTCGGCCAGCCGCTACAACCGCGCCGGGTACGACGTCCGCATGGAGGTCCGCGGCCACCGCGACTCGATCGCCGTCGGCCTGGAGCCGCGGACGCCGATCCGGTCGATGGAGCCGATGACCTACCCGTCGGAGCCCGCGTTCCCCGGCTTCCTGGAGCGCTTCGGCGCCGCCTACGCCGCGGAGATGGCGGCGTTCGTCTCGCTCGTCCGCAGCGGCGGTTCGAGCCGCTGCACCGTCGCGGACGCGCTGGCGGCGTTCGTCCTCGCCGAGGCGTGCGAGATCTCCCGTCGTGAGCGGCGGCCGGTGGCCGTCGCCGACATCGAGGCGGCCGGGGTGCTGCCCGGCCAGCAGGGTCGCGTCAGTCTGGAAGGTGTGGCATGA
- a CDS encoding TIM barrel protein, whose product MTAPWIHRLAGAPISWGVCEVPGWGYQLPADLVLSEMAAAGLRAAEFGPDGFLPDGGSERAAVLHRFGMSAVGGFVPVVVHAGEVEATDFDPLFGAFKEAGAGVVVFAAVSGQDGYDSRPELGDDEWTLLCMNLDRLAERAAAFGLVGTLHPHVGTLVERPQEIDRVLLGATIGLCLDTGHCLAGGGDPLALAKVATRRIRHVHLKDVDAALAARVRTGELTYTEAVAAGMYRPLGAGDARVADIVATLEAAGYDGWYVLEQDRILPAPRGGEDDPTDANQRAAAAIRADVDASLAHLRAALPV is encoded by the coding sequence ATGACCGCTCCGTGGATCCACCGGCTGGCCGGCGCCCCGATCTCCTGGGGCGTGTGCGAGGTGCCGGGCTGGGGCTACCAGCTCCCCGCCGACCTCGTGCTCTCGGAGATGGCCGCGGCCGGTCTGCGCGCGGCGGAGTTCGGCCCCGACGGCTTCCTGCCTGACGGTGGCTCAGAACGCGCCGCGGTACTGCACCGGTTCGGCATGAGCGCGGTCGGCGGCTTCGTCCCCGTCGTCGTGCACGCCGGTGAGGTCGAGGCGACGGACTTCGACCCGCTGTTCGGGGCCTTCAAGGAGGCCGGCGCCGGCGTCGTGGTCTTCGCCGCCGTCAGCGGTCAGGACGGCTACGACTCCCGGCCCGAGCTCGGTGACGACGAGTGGACGCTGCTCTGCATGAACCTCGACCGTCTCGCGGAGCGGGCCGCGGCGTTCGGACTCGTCGGCACGCTCCACCCGCACGTCGGCACCCTGGTCGAGCGGCCGCAGGAGATCGACCGCGTCCTGCTCGGCGCGACGATCGGCCTGTGCCTGGACACCGGCCACTGCCTGGCCGGTGGCGGTGACCCGCTCGCCCTGGCGAAGGTCGCGACCCGCCGGATCCGGCACGTCCACCTCAAGGACGTCGACGCCGCGCTCGCCGCGCGCGTCCGCACCGGGGAACTCACCTACACCGAGGCCGTGGCCGCGGGGATGTACCGCCCGCTCGGCGCCGGGGACGCCCGGGTGGCCGACATCGTCGCGACGCTCGAGGCGGCCGGCTACGACGGCTGGTACGTCCTCGAGCAGGACCGCATCCTGCCCGCGCCCCGCGGTGGCGAGGACGACCCGACGGACGCCAACCAGCGCGCCGCGGCCGCGATCCGCGCCGACGTCGACGCGAGCCTGGCCCACCTGCGGGCTGCGCTGCCGGTGTGA
- the iolC gene encoding 5-dehydro-2-deoxygluconokinase has protein sequence MSMPAEVLTIGRLGVDVYPQQVGVGLEDVSSFGKYLGGSAANVAVAAARHGRRAALVSGVGDDPFGRFLRRALAGFGVSDDHVATVPGGRTPVTFCEMFPPDDFPLYFYRDDAPDLQIAADEAMLAAVRSAALCWTTVTGLSREPSRATTLTALGARERREHTVLDLDWRPMFWPSPDEAYPWIRAVLARSTVAIGNLDECEVATGERNPRAAAEELREAGVRIAVVKMGPAGVLGLDDDGFVEVPPYRVDVLNGLGAGDAFGGAFCHGLLAGWSLERILRFANVAGALVAAQIACSDAMPTTAEVEAHLAACS, from the coding sequence ATGAGCATGCCCGCAGAGGTTCTGACGATCGGTCGGCTCGGCGTCGACGTGTATCCGCAGCAGGTCGGCGTCGGGCTGGAGGACGTCTCCAGCTTCGGCAAGTACCTCGGCGGGAGCGCGGCCAACGTCGCCGTCGCCGCCGCCCGGCACGGCCGGCGCGCGGCGCTGGTCAGCGGGGTGGGCGATGACCCCTTCGGTCGCTTTCTGCGCCGTGCGCTCGCGGGGTTCGGTGTGTCCGACGACCACGTCGCCACCGTGCCCGGCGGCCGGACGCCGGTGACGTTCTGCGAGATGTTCCCGCCCGACGACTTCCCGCTGTACTTCTACCGGGACGACGCCCCGGACCTGCAGATCGCGGCCGACGAGGCGATGCTCGCCGCCGTCCGCAGCGCCGCGCTGTGCTGGACGACGGTGACGGGCCTGTCCCGCGAACCGAGCCGGGCGACCACGCTGACGGCCCTCGGCGCGCGGGAACGCCGCGAGCACACCGTGCTCGACCTCGACTGGCGCCCGATGTTCTGGCCCTCGCCCGACGAAGCGTACCCGTGGATCCGGGCCGTGCTCGCGCGCTCGACGGTCGCGATCGGCAACCTCGACGAGTGCGAGGTCGCGACGGGCGAGCGCAATCCCCGCGCGGCGGCCGAGGAGCTGCGCGAGGCGGGCGTCCGCATCGCGGTCGTGAAGATGGGGCCGGCCGGGGTGCTCGGGCTCGACGACGACGGTTTCGTGGAGGTCCCGCCGTACCGGGTCGACGTGCTCAACGGCCTCGGCGCCGGCGACGCTTTCGGTGGGGCGTTCTGCCACGGCCTGCTCGCCGGCTGGTCGCTGGAGCGGATCCTGCGGTTCGCGAACGTGGCCGGGGCGCTGGTGGCGGCGCAGATCGCCTGCTCCGACGCGATGCCGACCACCGCGGAGGTCGAGGCTCACCTGGCGGCCTGCTCGTGA